Proteins found in one Pseudomonas sp. P8_241 genomic segment:
- a CDS encoding DUF2062 domain-containing protein encodes MPRRLFKRYMPDPISIREHKSLRFLGTLLHDPNLWHLNRHSVARAMAVGLFAAFLPIPMQMLLASILAIVVRGNMPIAVSLVWLTNPITMPAVFFCTYQTGAWLMDVPTRHLPDELTWEWVSGELSTLWQPFLLGSVVTGVVLGALAYCLVMMYWRWWVARQWKRRKKSRM; translated from the coding sequence ATGCCCCGGCGCTTATTCAAACGTTACATGCCAGATCCGATCAGCATCAGGGAACACAAATCCTTACGCTTTCTAGGCACGCTGCTGCATGACCCGAATCTTTGGCACCTGAACCGGCACTCGGTTGCACGCGCCATGGCGGTCGGCCTGTTCGCGGCGTTCCTGCCGATTCCGATGCAGATGCTGCTGGCGTCGATCCTGGCCATTGTGGTGCGCGGCAACATGCCGATTGCGGTGAGCCTGGTCTGGCTGACCAATCCCATCACCATGCCCGCCGTGTTCTTCTGCACGTACCAGACCGGTGCCTGGCTGATGGATGTTCCCACCCGGCACCTGCCGGATGAACTGACCTGGGAATGGGTCAGCGGAGAACTCTCGACGTTGTGGCAGCCGTTTTTGTTGGGTTCGGTGGTGACGGGGGTGGTCCTTGGCGCATTGGCCTATTGCCTGGTGATGATGTATTGGCGCTGGTGGGTGGCGCGGCAATGGAAGCGGCGCAAGAAAAGCAGGATGTGA
- a CDS encoding DNA internalization-related competence protein ComEC/Rec2 has translation MRIGMMALALGLLALRFLPALPPVWLWWVMPVGGLMLLPFRMYPVAFFLFGFSWACASAQWAMDERLTPALDGETRWIEGRVTGLPRHDDGVVRFELSNSLSRRVRLPQKMRLAWYGGPPVSSGERWRLAVKLKRPVGLLNPHAFDYEAWLLAQRIGATGTVKDGQRLMPASGAWRDAVRQRLQTVDAQGRTGALIALVLGDGAGLTREDWQVLQDSGTVHLLVISGQHIGLLAGLIYLLIAGMARLGLWPSRLPWLPWACGLAFAAALGYALLAGFGVPVRRACLMIGLVLLWRLRFRHHSAWWALLLALNGVLLFDPLTSLLPGFWLSFAAVAVLVFTFAGRLGPWRWWQTWTRAQWLIAIGLCPLLLALGLPVSLSGPLANLFAVPWVSLVVLPPALLGTLLLPVPFVGEGLLWLAGGLIDGWFRGLRLVSGQVPAWVPAAVPLWAWAIGAVGAFLLLLPRGVPMRPLGWPMLLMLVFAPRTMVQEGIAEVWQLDVGQGLAILVRTRHHTLLFDAGPRFGELDQGERVVLPALRKLGVEDLDLMLISHAHADHAGGAQSVAKGLPVKQVISGEPSDLPAQLRAGRCESGRRWTWDSVDFQLWHWPLASDSNQNSCVLLIEANGERLLLSGDIDVFAERALLDSPMAVPIDWLQAPHHGSRSSSSKALLNVLQPKGALISRGQGNSFGHPHPTVIQRYRNRDMAIYDSAEQGAIRLQLGRFEAPWTMRQERRFWREPAPQSQ, from the coding sequence ATGCGCATAGGGATGATGGCGCTGGCGCTGGGATTGTTGGCCTTGCGTTTTTTACCGGCACTACCGCCGGTCTGGTTGTGGTGGGTGATGCCGGTGGGGGGTTTGATGTTGCTGCCGTTCAGGATGTACCCGGTGGCGTTTTTTCTGTTCGGGTTCAGTTGGGCCTGCGCAAGTGCGCAATGGGCCATGGATGAACGGTTAACACCGGCGCTGGATGGGGAAACCCGCTGGATCGAAGGTCGAGTGACCGGTTTGCCCCGGCATGATGACGGTGTCGTTCGATTCGAGTTGAGCAACAGCCTGTCCCGCCGCGTCCGCCTGCCGCAAAAAATGCGTCTGGCCTGGTACGGCGGACCGCCGGTGAGCAGCGGTGAGCGCTGGCGCCTGGCAGTCAAGTTGAAGCGTCCGGTGGGGCTGCTCAACCCCCACGCCTTCGACTACGAGGCCTGGCTACTGGCACAACGCATTGGGGCAACCGGGACGGTCAAGGATGGTCAACGTCTTATGCCGGCGAGTGGAGCTTGGCGTGATGCTGTTCGTCAGCGTTTGCAGACCGTGGATGCCCAGGGAAGGACCGGAGCGCTGATTGCGCTGGTCCTCGGAGACGGTGCCGGGCTGACGCGTGAGGACTGGCAAGTGTTGCAGGACAGCGGCACCGTGCACCTGTTGGTGATCTCCGGGCAGCACATCGGTTTGCTTGCCGGGCTCATCTATTTGTTGATCGCCGGCATGGCCCGCCTTGGCCTGTGGCCCAGTCGACTGCCGTGGTTACCTTGGGCGTGCGGGCTGGCGTTTGCCGCCGCACTCGGCTACGCACTGCTTGCCGGGTTCGGAGTGCCGGTAAGACGGGCCTGCCTGATGATCGGTCTGGTGTTGTTGTGGCGTCTGCGTTTTCGTCACCACAGCGCCTGGTGGGCGCTGCTGCTGGCGCTCAATGGCGTTCTGTTGTTCGATCCGCTGACCAGCTTGCTCCCCGGGTTCTGGTTGTCTTTTGCTGCAGTGGCGGTATTGGTCTTTACATTCGCAGGCCGTCTGGGACCTTGGCGATGGTGGCAGACCTGGACCCGTGCCCAGTGGTTGATCGCGATCGGGCTGTGCCCATTGTTACTCGCATTGGGATTGCCAGTCAGCCTGAGCGGCCCACTGGCCAATTTGTTTGCGGTGCCCTGGGTCAGTCTGGTGGTGCTTCCCCCTGCGTTGCTCGGGACGCTGCTGCTGCCCGTGCCTTTTGTGGGGGAGGGATTGCTGTGGCTGGCGGGCGGTTTGATCGATGGGTGGTTCAGGGGGCTGCGGCTGGTGTCCGGTCAGGTTCCCGCATGGGTGCCCGCGGCCGTTCCGCTCTGGGCCTGGGCAATCGGTGCCGTTGGCGCCTTTTTGCTATTACTGCCCCGAGGCGTGCCGATGCGACCCTTAGGGTGGCCGATGCTGTTGATGCTGGTGTTTGCGCCCCGGACGATGGTGCAGGAAGGTATCGCTGAAGTCTGGCAACTGGATGTCGGTCAGGGTCTGGCAATCCTCGTGCGTACTCGGCATCACACATTGCTGTTTGATGCCGGACCACGCTTCGGAGAACTTGATCAGGGGGAGCGGGTGGTGTTGCCGGCATTGCGCAAACTGGGGGTGGAGGATCTGGACCTGATGTTGATCAGCCATGCCCATGCCGATCATGCCGGCGGTGCCCAGTCGGTTGCCAAGGGCCTGCCGGTGAAACAGGTGATCAGTGGTGAGCCGTCTGACTTGCCTGCACAGTTGCGAGCCGGGCGTTGTGAGAGCGGCCGGCGATGGACCTGGGACAGCGTTGACTTCCAGCTTTGGCATTGGCCATTGGCCAGCGACAGCAATCAGAACTCCTGTGTATTGCTGATCGAGGCCAATGGCGAACGGTTGCTGTTGAGCGGCGACATTGATGTCTTTGCCGAGCGAGCCCTGCTGGACAGCCCCATGGCCGTGCCCATCGATTGGTTGCAGGCACCGCACCACGGTAGTCGAAGCTCGTCGTCCAAGGCGCTGCTGAATGTGTTGCAGCCCAAAGGCGCGCTGATCTCCCGTGGACAGGGCAACTCGTTCGGACATCCGCATCCAACCGTCATCCAGCGTTACCGCAACCGAGACATGGCGATTTACGATAGCGCCGAACAGGGCGCCATCCGTCTGCAATTGGGACGCTTCGAAGCACCCTGGACGATGCGTCAGGAGCGGCGTTTCTGGCGTGAACCAGCACCGCAAAGCCAATAA
- the lpxK gene encoding tetraacyldisaccharide 4'-kinase: MAMSNRLLAAWYNGHPALKLLQPLEWLYRRVVMKKRKRFLAGEGEIYQPPVPLIVVGNITVGGTGKTPLILWMIEHCQRCGLRVGVVSRGYGAKPPQLPWRVEAEQSADIAGDEPLLIVQRTGVPLMIDPNRSNAVKALVASEPLDLILSDDGMQHYRLARDLELVLIDAARGLGNRRCLPAGPLREPVERLQSVDAVLYNGAPADRDDGFAFQLQPTELVNLRSGERRSLDHFPKGQAVHAVAGIGNPQRFFNTLETLHWLPVPHAFADHAEYSVEALSFTPSLPLVMTEKDAVKCRAFAAADWWYLAVDAAPSPAFVAWFDTQLMRLLPSRLLP; the protein is encoded by the coding sequence ATGGCCATGTCCAATCGATTGCTTGCCGCCTGGTATAACGGTCATCCGGCCCTGAAGCTGTTACAGCCGCTGGAATGGTTGTACCGCCGCGTGGTCATGAAAAAGCGCAAACGCTTTCTGGCGGGCGAGGGCGAGATCTATCAACCCCCTGTGCCGTTGATCGTTGTTGGCAATATCACCGTCGGTGGCACGGGCAAGACACCGTTGATTCTGTGGATGATCGAGCATTGTCAGCGCTGTGGGCTTCGGGTCGGCGTGGTCAGCCGTGGTTACGGTGCCAAGCCGCCGCAACTGCCATGGCGGGTCGAGGCCGAACAGAGTGCCGATATCGCGGGCGACGAACCGCTGTTGATTGTCCAGCGCACGGGTGTGCCTTTGATGATCGACCCCAACCGCAGCAACGCCGTCAAAGCCCTGGTAGCCAGTGAGCCACTGGATCTGATCCTCTCTGACGACGGCATGCAGCATTATCGGCTGGCACGGGATCTGGAGCTGGTATTGATCGACGCGGCCCGAGGCCTGGGAAATCGCCGCTGCTTGCCGGCAGGGCCGTTGCGTGAACCGGTCGAGCGTCTGCAAAGCGTTGACGCTGTGCTCTACAACGGCGCCCCGGCTGACCGCGACGATGGCTTTGCCTTCCAGTTGCAACCTACCGAACTGGTCAATCTGCGCAGCGGCGAACGTCGCTCCCTCGACCATTTTCCCAAAGGCCAGGCCGTGCACGCCGTGGCCGGGATCGGCAACCCGCAGCGTTTCTTCAACACCCTTGAAACGCTACACTGGCTGCCTGTTCCACATGCATTTGCCGACCACGCCGAGTACAGCGTCGAGGCCTTGAGTTTCACGCCGTCATTGCCGTTGGTGATGACGGAAAAGGATGCGGTGAAGTGCCGTGCTTTCGCCGCCGCCGATTGGTGGTACCTGGCGGTCGATGCTGCGCCATCGCCGGCCTTTGTGGCCTGGTTCGATACGCAGTTGATGCGCCTGTTACCGTCTCGTTTGTTGCCTTAA
- a CDS encoding ExbD/TolR family protein, with protein sequence MKFRRKPRETVDINLASLIDVVFILLLFFVVTTTFTRETQLRVDLPEAVSGSPADDQAKPVDITISAEGVFSVNNQILAKSDLASLMDALQKEANGDTNRPLSISADGKTQHQSVITAMDAAGKLGFSHLRMTTVEAAPPAP encoded by the coding sequence GTGAAATTCCGCCGCAAACCACGGGAAACGGTGGACATCAACCTCGCGTCGCTGATCGACGTGGTGTTCATCCTGTTGCTGTTTTTCGTCGTGACCACCACCTTCACCCGTGAAACCCAGTTGCGCGTCGATCTGCCCGAAGCGGTCAGCGGCTCGCCCGCGGACGATCAGGCCAAGCCGGTGGACATCACCATCAGCGCCGAAGGTGTGTTCTCGGTGAACAACCAGATCCTGGCTAAAAGCGACCTGGCCTCGCTGATGGACGCGCTGCAGAAAGAAGCCAATGGCGACACCAACCGACCGCTATCTATCAGCGCCGATGGCAAGACTCAGCATCAGTCCGTCATTACTGCCATGGACGCCGCCGGCAAACTCGGTTTCAGCCACTTGCGCATGACCACTGTCGAGGCCGCGCCCCCCGCGCCCTGA
- a CDS encoding low molecular weight protein-tyrosine-phosphatase: MRVLFVCLGNICRSPTAEGVLRHKLREAGLADQVEVASAGTGDWHVGKAPDKRSQAAAKLRGYDLSAQRAQQVSRADFATYDLILAMDNSNLRNLKALQPAKGKAELDLFLRRYESQVDEVPDPYYDGDQGFEQVLDLIERASDLLVIELKGRL, encoded by the coding sequence ATGCGCGTTCTGTTCGTCTGCCTGGGCAACATCTGCCGTTCTCCTACGGCCGAAGGCGTTCTACGGCATAAATTGCGTGAAGCGGGGCTGGCTGATCAGGTCGAAGTCGCCTCCGCCGGAACCGGTGACTGGCATGTCGGCAAGGCGCCGGACAAGCGCAGTCAGGCGGCGGCGAAACTGCGCGGCTACGACCTGTCCGCCCAGCGCGCCCAGCAAGTCAGCCGTGCCGATTTCGCCACCTACGACCTGATCCTGGCGATGGACAACAGCAATCTGCGCAACCTCAAGGCCCTGCAACCGGCCAAGGGCAAGGCCGAGCTGGATCTGTTCCTGCGTCGCTATGAGTCGCAGGTCGACGAAGTGCCAGACCCGTATTACGACGGCGATCAGGGATTCGAGCAGGTGCTTGATCTGATCGAGCGCGCCAGTGATTTGCTGGTGATCGAATTGAAGGGACGGTTATGA
- a CDS encoding MotA/TolQ/ExbB proton channel family protein — protein sequence MWELVKSGGWMMLPIILSSIAAMAIVAERLWTLRASRVTPEHLLGQVWVWIKDKQLNKEKLKELRANSPLGEILAAGLANSKHGREIMKECIEEAAQRVIHELERYVNALGTIAAMAPLLGLLGTVLGMIDIFSAFTGSGMTTNASVLAGGISKALITTAAGLMVGIPAVFFHRFLQRRIDELVVGMEQEAIKLVEVVQGDRDVDLSGSKA from the coding sequence GTGTGGGAATTGGTCAAATCCGGCGGCTGGATGATGCTGCCGATCATTTTGAGTTCCATTGCGGCCATGGCGATTGTCGCTGAGCGTCTATGGACCCTGAGAGCCAGCCGTGTGACCCCGGAGCACTTGCTTGGCCAGGTCTGGGTCTGGATCAAGGACAAACAACTCAACAAGGAAAAACTCAAGGAATTGCGCGCCAACTCGCCGTTGGGCGAGATCCTGGCGGCGGGCCTGGCCAACTCCAAGCATGGTCGTGAGATCATGAAAGAGTGCATTGAAGAGGCTGCACAACGGGTCATTCATGAGCTGGAACGCTACGTCAATGCGCTGGGAACGATCGCTGCCATGGCTCCGTTGCTGGGGCTTTTGGGTACGGTTCTGGGCATGATCGACATTTTCAGTGCCTTCACCGGTAGTGGCATGACGACCAACGCCTCGGTATTGGCCGGTGGTATCTCCAAAGCCTTGATCACCACAGCCGCAGGCCTGATGGTCGGTATCCCGGCGGTGTTTTTCCACCGATTCCTTCAACGCCGGATCGATGAGCTGGTGGTCGGTATGGAGCAAGAGGCCATCAAGCTGGTCGAGGTGGTTCAGGGCGACCGTGATGTGGACCTGTCCGGGAGCAAAGCGTGA
- a CDS encoding ABC transporter permease: MSSELRPNLIALNTIVYREVRRFTRIWPQTLLPPAITMVLYFVIFGNLIGRQIGDMGGFTYMEYIVPGLIMMSVITNSYGNVVSSFFGSKFQRSIEELMVSPLSPHTILIGYTLGGVLRGLMVGIIVTLLSLFFTHLQVHHLGLTILVVVLTATIFSLLGFINAVFARNFDDISIIPTFVLTPLTYLGGVFYSISLLPPFWQTVSLANPVLHMVNAFRYGILGVSDIRISIAITFMLVATVVLYLGCARLLVSGRGMRT, from the coding sequence ATGAGTTCCGAGTTGCGCCCCAACCTCATTGCCCTCAACACAATTGTTTACCGTGAAGTCCGGCGCTTTACCCGGATCTGGCCGCAGACCTTGCTGCCGCCGGCAATCACCATGGTTTTGTACTTCGTGATTTTCGGTAATCTCATCGGTCGGCAAATTGGCGACATGGGTGGCTTCACCTACATGGAGTACATCGTGCCGGGGCTGATCATGATGTCGGTGATCACCAACTCCTACGGCAACGTGGTGTCGAGTTTCTTTGGCAGCAAGTTCCAGCGCTCCATCGAAGAGTTGATGGTATCGCCGCTGTCACCGCACACCATCCTCATCGGCTACACCCTGGGCGGCGTGCTGCGCGGGTTGATGGTGGGGATCATCGTGACCTTGCTGTCGCTGTTCTTCACCCACTTGCAAGTGCATCACCTGGGCTTGACCATTTTGGTGGTGGTGCTGACCGCGACGATCTTCTCGTTGCTGGGCTTTATCAACGCCGTGTTTGCGCGCAACTTCGATGATATCTCGATCATCCCGACCTTCGTGCTGACACCGCTGACGTACCTGGGTGGTGTGTTCTACTCGATCTCGTTGCTGCCGCCATTCTGGCAGACCGTTTCCCTGGCCAACCCGGTGCTGCACATGGTCAATGCGTTCCGTTACGGCATCCTTGGGGTGTCGGACATCAGGATCAGCATTGCGATCACGTTCATGCTGGTGGCGACCGTGGTCCTGTACCTCGGGTGTGCGCGGTTGTTGGTCAGCGGGCGCGGAATGCGTACCTAA
- a CDS encoding (2Fe-2S)-binding protein produces MITLKLNDQDHQLDVTEDMPLLWAIRDVAGYNGTKFGCGMGLCGACTIHIEGAPARSCITPIGSVVGQNVTTIDELHTDPIGKVVQQAWLDSAVAQCGFCQGGQIMSATALLKIHPNPSDEQIEEAMVGNICRCGTYNRIKTAIRQASTHLKEAKA; encoded by the coding sequence ATGATTACCCTGAAACTCAACGATCAAGACCATCAACTCGACGTCACCGAGGACATGCCGCTGCTCTGGGCGATCCGCGACGTCGCCGGTTACAACGGCACCAAATTCGGCTGCGGCATGGGCCTGTGCGGGGCGTGCACCATACATATCGAGGGGGCTCCGGCGCGCAGTTGCATCACGCCGATCGGTTCGGTCGTCGGGCAGAACGTCACCACCATCGACGAATTGCACACCGACCCGATTGGCAAAGTTGTGCAGCAAGCCTGGCTCGATAGCGCGGTGGCCCAATGCGGGTTTTGCCAAGGTGGGCAAATCATGTCCGCCACCGCGTTGCTCAAGATCCATCCGAACCCGAGCGACGAGCAGATCGAAGAAGCGATGGTCGGCAACATCTGCCGTTGCGGCACCTACAATCGCATCAAGACCGCCATCCGTCAGGCATCCACTCACCTGAAAGAGGCCAAGGCATGA
- the kdsB gene encoding 3-deoxy-manno-octulosonate cytidylyltransferase: protein MTTAFTVVIPSRYGSTRLPGKPMLLIAGKPMIQHVWEQACKSSAERVVVATDDARIVEACKGFGAEVVLTREDHNSGTDRLAEVAEKLGLAPDAIVVNVQGDEPLIPPSVIDQVAANLAAHTEARMATLAEPIDDVQTLFNPNVVKVVSDLNGLALTFSRATLPWARDAFAQSCEQLPEGVPYRRHIGIYAYRAGFLHDFVSWGPCWLENTECLEQLRALWHGVRIHVADALIAPPAGVDTIEDLERVRRLLEA from the coding sequence ATGACAACTGCCTTTACCGTTGTCATTCCTTCGCGTTATGGCTCGACCCGCCTGCCGGGCAAACCGATGTTGCTGATCGCCGGCAAACCGATGATCCAGCACGTCTGGGAACAGGCCTGCAAAAGTAGCGCCGAGCGTGTGGTGGTGGCCACCGATGACGCGCGCATTGTCGAAGCGTGTAAAGGTTTTGGCGCCGAAGTGGTGCTGACCCGGGAAGATCACAACTCCGGCACCGATCGCCTGGCCGAAGTGGCCGAGAAACTGGGGCTGGCGCCGGACGCCATCGTGGTCAATGTACAGGGTGACGAACCGCTGATTCCGCCGAGCGTGATCGATCAGGTCGCCGCCAACCTGGCCGCCCACACCGAAGCGCGCATGGCCACGCTGGCTGAGCCGATCGATGATGTGCAAACCCTGTTCAACCCGAACGTGGTCAAGGTGGTCAGCGACCTCAATGGCCTGGCGCTGACCTTCAGTCGTGCCACGCTGCCCTGGGCGCGAGATGCCTTCGCCCAGAGTTGCGAACAGCTGCCGGAAGGCGTGCCTTACCGTCGCCACATCGGCATCTATGCCTATCGCGCCGGTTTCCTGCATGACTTCGTCAGCTGGGGTCCATGCTGGCTGGAAAATACCGAGTGTCTGGAGCAATTGCGTGCTCTGTGGCACGGCGTGCGGATTCACGTTGCCGACGCGCTGATTGCACCGCCAGCCGGTGTCGATACCATTGAAGACCTCGAGCGCGTTCGGCGCCTGCTGGAGGCTTGA
- a CDS encoding Trm112 family protein: MDTKLLDILACPVCKGPLKLSADKTELISKGAGLAYPIRDGIPVMLESEARTLTTDERLDK; this comes from the coding sequence ATGGACACCAAATTGCTCGATATCCTCGCTTGCCCTGTCTGCAAAGGCCCGCTCAAGCTCAGCGCTGACAAGACCGAGCTGATCAGCAAAGGCGCAGGCCTGGCTTACCCGATTCGTGACGGCATCCCGGTGATGCTTGAATCCGAAGCGCGCACACTGACCACCGACGAGCGCCTGGATAAATGA
- a CDS encoding ABC transporter ATP-binding protein has protein sequence MSSALSIRQLTKTYGNGFQALSGIDLDVAEGDFFALLGPNGAGKSTTIGILSTLVNKTSGTVNIFGHDLDKNPAQLKRSIGVVPQEFNFNQFEKTFDIVVTQAGYYGIPPKIAKERAEQYLTQLGLWDKRDVPSRSLSGGMKRRLMIARALVHEPRLLILDEPTAGVDIELRRSMWSFLTELNQKGITIILTTHYLEEAEQLCRNIGIIDHGTIVENTSMKQLLSQLHVETFLLDMKNTLQVAPQLIGYPARLIDSHTLEVQVDKAMGITALFTQLAQQNIEVLSLRNKTNRLEELFVSLVEKNLSKVAV, from the coding sequence ATGAGTTCCGCTCTGTCCATCCGGCAGCTAACCAAAACCTACGGCAACGGTTTCCAGGCATTGAGTGGTATCGATCTGGATGTCGCCGAAGGTGACTTCTTCGCCTTGCTCGGCCCTAACGGTGCCGGTAAATCCACGACCATCGGCATTCTCTCGACCCTGGTGAACAAGACCAGCGGCACGGTGAATATCTTCGGTCACGACCTGGACAAGAATCCTGCACAGCTCAAGCGCTCCATTGGCGTGGTGCCGCAGGAATTCAATTTCAACCAGTTCGAAAAGACCTTCGACATCGTCGTGACTCAGGCCGGTTATTACGGCATTCCGCCGAAAATCGCCAAGGAACGCGCCGAGCAATACCTGACCCAATTGGGGCTGTGGGACAAGCGTGATGTGCCGTCGCGCTCGCTGTCCGGCGGCATGAAGCGTCGACTGATGATCGCCCGCGCACTGGTTCACGAGCCGCGCCTGCTGATCCTCGACGAACCGACTGCCGGGGTGGACATCGAATTGCGTCGCTCGATGTGGAGTTTCCTCACCGAGCTGAACCAGAAAGGCATCACGATCATCCTCACCACCCACTACCTGGAAGAGGCTGAACAGCTGTGCCGCAACATCGGCATCATCGATCACGGCACCATCGTCGAGAACACCAGCATGAAGCAGTTGCTCAGCCAACTGCACGTAGAAACGTTCCTGCTGGACATGAAGAACACCTTGCAAGTGGCGCCTCAGTTGATCGGCTACCCCGCCAGACTGATCGACAGCCACACCCTGGAAGTCCAGGTCGACAAGGCCATGGGCATCACTGCGCTGTTCACCCAACTCGCGCAGCAGAACATCGAAGTGCTGAGCCTGCGTAACAAAACCAATCGCCTCGAGGAGTTGTTCGTGTCCCTGGTGGAGAAAAATCTGTCGAAGGTGGCGGTATGA
- the murB gene encoding UDP-N-acetylmuramate dehydrogenase, with translation MSLLVQSQVSLKPFNSFGVDVQARLFAQAHSDADVRDALAYGREHQVPVLVIGGGSNLLLTADIDSLVLRMATRGIRVISDDGSKVVIEAEAGEPWHPFVQHTLAQGLSGLENLSLIPGTVGAAPMQNIGAYGVEIKDVFAGLTALDRQSGELRDFSLEECNFAYRDSLFKQEPGRWLILRVRFALDRAAHLHLEYGPVRQRLTDQGIEHPTATDVSQAICSIRSEKLPDPAVLGNAGSFFKNPLVPAALATRLKDEYPDLVAYAQPDGQVKLAAGWLIERAGWKGFRDADAGVHKLQALVLVNYGSATGLQLLDLAQRIQNDISERFHVELEMEPNRY, from the coding sequence ATGAGTTTGCTGGTTCAGTCGCAGGTTTCGCTCAAGCCCTTCAACAGCTTTGGGGTGGACGTTCAGGCGCGGTTGTTTGCCCAGGCCCATAGCGACGCCGATGTGCGTGATGCCTTGGCCTATGGCCGGGAGCACCAGGTGCCGGTGTTGGTGATCGGCGGTGGCAGCAATTTGCTGCTGACGGCGGATATCGATTCGCTGGTGTTGCGCATGGCCACCCGTGGCATTCGTGTGATCAGCGATGACGGCAGCAAAGTGGTGATCGAAGCCGAGGCCGGTGAACCGTGGCATCCGTTTGTGCAACACACGTTGGCGCAAGGGTTGTCGGGGCTTGAAAACCTCAGCCTGATTCCAGGCACCGTCGGTGCCGCACCGATGCAGAACATTGGCGCTTATGGGGTCGAGATCAAGGACGTTTTCGCAGGTCTGACCGCTCTCGATCGTCAGAGTGGCGAACTGCGGGACTTCAGCCTGGAAGAATGCAACTTCGCCTATCGCGACAGCCTCTTCAAGCAGGAACCGGGGCGCTGGTTGATCCTGCGCGTGCGTTTCGCCCTCGACCGCGCAGCACATTTGCATCTTGAATATGGCCCGGTGCGTCAGCGCTTGACCGATCAAGGTATCGAGCATCCGACCGCCACCGACGTCAGCCAGGCCATTTGCAGCATCCGCAGCGAAAAACTTCCTGACCCGGCCGTGCTCGGCAATGCCGGCAGCTTCTTCAAGAACCCGCTGGTGCCGGCTGCGCTGGCCACGCGGCTCAAAGATGAATACCCGGATCTGGTGGCTTACGCGCAACCCGATGGGCAGGTGAAGTTGGCCGCTGGGTGGCTGATTGAGCGGGCAGGGTGGAAAGGTTTTCGTGATGCCGACGCGGGCGTGCATAAATTGCAGGCGCTGGTGTTGGTCAACTACGGCAGTGCCACCGGATTGCAATTGCTCGATCTTGCGCAACGCATTCAGAATGACATTTCAGAACGTTTCCATGTCGAGCTGGAAATGGAGCCGAACCGCTATTGA